The genomic window TCGTTTACAATCCCCTGCAGACAAAACTGCTGCGTCAAGCAGAACTTGCAGGCGCCAAGCCGATCGGTGGGGTTGCAATGCTTGTCCACCAGGGAGCTGAAGCATTCCGTATCTGGACAGGTCAAAAGCCACCTGTGGAAGTCATGCGCAAGGCGGTACTGGAGGGGCTGGGTTGAAAATACTCATCATTGGCGGCACCGGGGAAATGGGCCAGTGGTTTGCAACCTTTTTCAAAAGCCGGGGATATGAAGTATGGATCAGTGGGAAAAGTGGAAAAATGGAAGTTGCCGAAAGACTTGGTGTCCATTTTACAGCTGAGCCTGACATTGTAATCCCGACATGTGACATTGTGATAGTTTCAGTACCAATCAACATAACACCCACCCTTATAGAACAGACTGGGCCTAAAATGAAAAAGGGAAGTTTGCTCATGGACCTGACATCGCTGAAGAAAAAACCTGTTGAGGCCATGAAAAGATATGTTCCTGAAAATGTAGAGTTTCTGGGAACCCATCCAATGTTTGGGCCTTCTATTCCCTCCCTGCAGGGCCAGACCTTTATCCTCACACCTGTAGATGGCAGATGTGAAAGATGGTTTGACCATATATTCAACCTCTTAAGTGAAGAAGAGGCGAGTATAGAAGTCATAACTCCCGATGAACATGACCACTTTGTATCCATTGTGCAGGGACTCACCCATTTTGCCTATATTACCATTGGCGCGACCATGCAGAAGCTGGATTTTGATGTGAAAGGTTCCCGGCGTTTTATGAGTCCGGTATATGATATAATGTTAGACTTTGTGGGACGTATCCTGGGGCAAAACCCCGAACTTTATGCCCTGATACAGATGGAAAATCCTGAAGTTATCCGTGTACATGACATATTTATAGAGCGATGCAGACATTTTTCTTCAATGGTACGTTCCCATGACACAGGGCAATTCTGTGAAGACATGAAAGCAGCAGCCCTCCATTTTGGCGACACGTCCTCTGCCTTACGTCGCTCGGACAAACTCATAAACAGCAAGGTAGCCGAATTCGAGGAACTCGTACACTCCACAGGTCATGAAAGGGGACTTTTGCACATATATTCCGGAAAGATGCATGTTGGAATTGTGAAAAAGGTTACTTCAAGTAATGTAACCCTTAAAGAAGGGAAAAAGGAACTGCAACTCAAAATCGGTAACATAAGAATCCTGTCAGCAGATGAACTGAATCACTGGAAAGAGAATAAACTCAAACCAACCCTGCGCGACATCTCTGTTTTCATTCCCCGTTCAGCCAGGCCTTTTACGATACAACAAATCCTGGATTGTCGCATAGATGGTGTAAAAGTCGAAACTATCGATACCTATCCACACAAAAAGGGTCCGAGTGCAACCTTCCGTTTAAACATACGCGGCGATCTGGACGCCTACGAAATACACAGGGAAATGGAAGAATTACTGGAAGGCATGGGATGTAGCCTGCGCAAGTAAAGCAATTATTTATGCCAGCAGTCACATAGCCGATCAAAGACAACACAGGGTGATAGGTTGAAAAAACAAACACAAAAAAGTGGAGTGAAAGCTCTTTTCGGGAAAGATATTACCGAATACCTCAGGTTTTACAAAATGGGACTGCTTCTGATAGCAGGGCTGGGCATATATCTCGGACTCATGGGATTATACCTGATAATTGTTGATAATAACTACATTCCAGGTATTGCCCTTTTTATTGCAGCCCTTCTCATATCCCCGCCACCCATCGGGATATCAAATATGATAATCAGGCATTTCAACATAGAACTTTCAATGGGACTAAAATTAGGAATAGCCACCATGCTGATGTTTATTGCATGGTGGCAACTGGGATTTTAAAGAGGGCTGACAAGATCTTCCAGGGCTGACCTGGGATCTTCTGCCTTTACTATACCTGATGCAAGCAGAACGCCTACAGAACCAAGATCCATTGCAGCGGTGAGGTCTTCTCCCCGGGAAATACCCGCCCCACACAAAACCTGAACATCAGGATTTATTCTTTTTACAGCTTCAACCGAGCCTTTCACAACATCCGGGTCAGCCTGAGAAACCGGTACACCCGTGCCAATAAGTTCGGGAGGTTCCACCGCAACATATTCCGGAGCCAGGGCAGCAGCTGCTGCTGTTGTGGGAATATTATTGGTACACACGATCGTGGTCAGGCCTTCAGCCCGTGCTGCACTCACCGATGCTTCAATATCAGCAAGGTTGAGCCTGCGTTCGGAATGATTGATAAGACAACCCACAGCCCCTGCCTGTTGTACACAGGAAGCCATTACGTGGCCTGTATTGCTACCCGGTGAAACACCATCCACATGCTGAGCATAGACAGGTACATCCACCTGAGAAGCAACCCTGTAGATGTCACAAAGTTGGGGAGCAACTCCAATGGTCACTCCCGCTTCTGCGGCTACATCCCTGCAAGCAGCAGCAATTTTTACTGCTGCCTCACCTGTACCCTGTGAATAGGTTTTGAAGTTCACAACTATCAGGGGCGAGTCCATGGGAATCTCCTCAGAAATCAGTCATTACCCTGAATTGGTCTATCTCGGGCTTATTCAGACCTTCGACAAACTGTTCTGCAGACTGGCGTATATCCTTGGAATTGGTAATTGCACGTCCGACAACAAGGACATCCGCACCTGCCTTGAGAGCATCAGGGATTGTATGCACACGCACCCCACCGGCGACTGCCACAAGGATCTTAGGCGACAGTTCCTTGATAGCCTCAATGCTACCCCATGCATAAGCGGTATCCTCTACATCTATGGCGCGGTGAAGCTCCACAACATCAGGAAGCTCATTGAGTTTTTCCAGTACATCCATCGGATCCGGATGGTTGAGTGTATCCATTACCGCATAGATTCCCGTCTTGTGAGCCTCGGATATTGCCTTTTCAAGAGTTGGTACCGGTGCAAGGGCGGAAACCACAATTGCATCAGCTGTGGCATCTGCCACCATACGTGCCTCAAGGTTACCGGTATCCAGTGTCTTCAGGTCAGCCACGATGAAAGCATCCGGTTTGACTTCACGCAGTTTGGTGATTACATCCACACCGTAACGTTTGATCAGAGGGGTGCCCGCTTCAAGGATGAGGTGGTCACTCTTGGGCAGCTGTCTTACAACATTGAGCACTGCTTCCAGATTCGGATTATCCAGTGCTACCTGCAGATATGGAGGGTCCCATAGTCTGGAAACCTTGAATCCCATAATTGCATGGGAACCCTTGTCCTTTTCATCCAGTACAGTGTCTACGGCAGGGAAATTTTCCATTGCCCTTTTCAGTGCAAGTTTGGTAGCACCGTAATTATACCTGTAGATGCGGTTGTAATCCAAAGCCTGAGGGTGTATGAACACACTGGCCACGATCACAAGATCATCTGCTTTTTCTTTGGGCACAATTTCTTCTTCCACGGCATCTGCAACCGCTTTTGAAACCGCTGCCTGTGCAGGACCAAATATCTGGGATGCCTGGTCCATATTCTTTACAGTTACCTTGGGAACGATGAGGGTGGAAGGTTTTGTGGGTAGGTTCGGCCTGATCACAGAAAGCAGGGGAGTATGCCCTGCGGATAACTGAGTCATACCGGTGGCAAAGGCCTGCCCAACAGGTCCTTCCTTATCACCGATCATAAGATCAATATGTGCGAGTTCGGGTTCCTCGCCAATAAGTGCTTCTCCAATTAACATCATGCTCGATCAGCTGCTAGATTGGAATGAACGTATATATGATTTCTGATGAAATAAACTCAAACCGTATATACATAATTATTTATTTTTTGGGCAACTGATATTGATATGTGCTGCGGAAAACCTATTCCATGATATCGGGCGACAAAAGGATTAAAAAATTACATCTGTTGATCGCTTTTGTTGCAACATACTTTGCCATCTGGCTTCCTGACATACAGGGAGTTTTAGGAATGGAAAATGTGAACATTAGTTCCACACTGGTTTTCGGCACACTGAACGGACTGCTTCTTGGCCCGATATATGGGGCCATTGTATCCCTTGCGGCTATTTCAGTCCATCGCATAGCACATGTTGATATGCTGCTTAATAATCCATTCTATCTCATAAGCCCTCTATTCCTTGCAAGTGCCTCCTTTGTAGCGGGACTGGCAATCGCGGGGAAGAAAAAGAAAGCAATCATTCTCCCGTGCCTATTAATCGCGGCCTGGTTCGCAACAGAGGTAGGCAGAGAGATTTTTTATTACCCCTGGTTACACATATTATCTATTGCATTTTTCCTTACTTTTACCAGAATAGAAAACAAAATATCCTTTTTTTCCAAAAACAAAGGATATCTGTATCTTTTTGCATGTTCACTACTTGCCGTCTCCACAGACCATCTTGCAGGAAGCCTGTCAGCACTCTTTATATTCGACCTTGGAAGCAGTATGTATAAAGAGGTAATATTTATTTACCCGCTTGAAAGGATATTAATTGCGACTATATCAGCTCTTATATTCTACGCTTTCATCGTGTGGATCAACCTGCTGAAAGCAAATGCCAGTGTGCTGAACGAAAACGAAGAACACAATGTCAAAGATGTAATGGATTATATCAATAGCGAAGTAAAAGACATAATTGAAAAAGAAAAATGAATTAATAATTGATACTATTCTTCAATCTATCAATAGCACTGGAAAAAGGATGGGAAGGTTCTTTGACAGTAAATACTTTGGAGAGGCCATGCATGGATACCTCACACATGCATGGAATCGAAGTAAGCACAGGAACTCCATATTTTTTGCTCATTTGTAATGATTGTTCATTAAGACACATGTTTTCCACAATCCCACATTTTTTGCCCAGAGGAGTATATATTCCATCAATCGCCTGCTTTATGTTTGTGAGACAGTATTCATTGGGTTTTACTACCATCAGAACGTAATCACTGCTTGCCACAATATTGGCCGATGTGAAATCCACCCCGGGACTTGTATCCATAATTACAACATCAAAACCTTCCTTTTGAAGATTTTTTTTGGATTGAATCAATGCTTTGAGTGCATTTGATTGCCATTTCCTGTCCTTTGAAGAAAATTCCCTGATAGCAGAAATTTCGGGATTGGAGTAACCTACATAAAAACGAGCCTCAGAAGCAATGCTTTTTGAACTGTCGACTATTACTTCCCGTATGTTTTTCTTGTAATCAAAAATATCATTTATCCACTTATCCGAGGGAGGGAACATACCATTGAATGCGCTGGGAGATTTCAGGTCCATATCAAGCAAACAAACATCCTTACCTTCTTTTGCATAAGCACACGCAAGATTGATAGCAACACTTGTTTTTCCCGTACCTCCACGTGGAGAGTGGACTGCAATTGTAAACGTATCTTTCATTTGATTTGCCCACAGATTAATTGCTTAATTAAATAAACCACCATCAATAATAAATTCGTAACAATTATACCAGTTCTTGATGGAAATTTTTTTTGTTTTTAAATGTAGAGACCCATTCTTGAGAATGAAGATGTATTATACATTAATTGCTCTGCTGAATGTTAATCACAGTGATTAATGTAAATTTTTTCCCCGATATATGTATTATGGTAATTGAACTGAAAAAAAGACTTTTCTGCCATTTCTGTACTTATGTACATGACCCATGCGCACAAGCTGATTGAGATAATTGCTTTCAACTGCTCTTTCCTTTGATGTTTTTTCCGAAATCTGTGCAGCGGTTGCAGTTCCCATTTCAAATAAGACGGTAGCTGTTGTGCGCAAATGATCCGGCAGGGAAAGAAGAGTCATTACATCGAGCTCATTTAAATCATCTTCCTGTGAAACATGAGACGAAGAATCCTGCTGGAATAACAGCCTGTCGAGCTTATCGTTGATTTCATTCAAAGCTACAAGAATATTGTTCATTTCAACTTCAGAAACCATATGGCCACCATAAATTGTATTCTAGTATTACAGTAATACTGTATTCCATAAAACTATAAAAAAGTACAGTATGCACAGAAAAGAGTTACAGATATTTTACCATATACGGACCTTCCAGTACATACCCCAGTTTCCGGTAATATTCACGCACTCCAATCCCACTGATAACACTGAGTTTTTCAAAACCGGCATCTTTTGCCATTTTCTCAGCCTCAGAAATCAACCTGAGACCATAACCCCTGTGCTGCCAGTCTTGATCCTTTGCAGATCCACCGACGACAACCATTGAACCATAAACATGTAATTCCCGTACAAGAGCCGAATTATCAAGTTCCGGTCGATGTGGATTGTGCGGAAACCTCAACCTCAAAAATCCAATCAAGATGTCCTGACTGACATCCTCAAAAGAGAGGAAATGTTCCTGCCCACCACAGGAAGAATAGGATTGCACCATAAATTCAATATCTTCTATTGAAGGTGGCCTTTCTTTCAGGATATTATGGCCAACTTCCCTGCAACGTATACACCTGCATTTGCCACCTTTTTGTATAAGTCGCTGGCCTGCAAGCTGGCGAATATTACTTTTTTTCACACCGGCCAATATCTGCTGTGCAGGAATATCCCGCTGGATACGTTGTAGCCGCACCCACTTGGGAAGTATTGCTTTTATGTCAGCAAGCAGTTCCACAGCTTCTTCATCATAGAGGGGAGCGTACTTGCCTGCCCTCCACATTTTTTCAAGCTCTGTACCTTCGGTTACAAGAGTGGGATAGATCTTCAGGAAATCCGGCATGAAACGCGAGTCACTGAACAGTTTCTTAAATGCCCGCAGGTCCCGCTCATTATCCGAACCCGGAAGACGGGGCATTATATGGAAGCCTACTTTCAGGGCACTATCGCGCAATACGCGGTTAGCCTCAGCGGTGTCGGCAACTGTATGGCCCCGACGCATCCTTGAAAGTACAAAATCGTATACACTTTGCACCCCAATTTCCACTTTTGTAGCACCAAAATCCAGAAGCCGGTCTACCTCCACAGGAGATGTCCAGTCAGGACGCGTCTCATATGTTATACCTATGTTGCGAACCGCAGAACTTTCATTGGCCTCCTGTACATCTTCAATAGGAATATAGCCGTAAACATTATGGACGCTATCACGCCATTGATGCCCCTTAAAATCATTCATTGCCTCAAGACAACGTTTGGTGAACCATTCCTGGTAATCCATATTACGGGAGGTGAACGTACCCCCCATGACTATAAGTTCTGCCTTATCGACTTCGTGCCCGATTTCCTGCAACTGTTTCAGACGTGCGTGCACTATCCTGTAGGGGTCATACTCATACTGTATGCCCCTCATGGCAGCAGGTTCCCTTCCCATATAACTCTGGGGAGATTCAAAAGAAGATGCAGGCCCGCCGGGGCAGGGCACACAGATACCGTGAGGACAGGGTGCGGGAGATGTCATAACCGCAATAACAGCCACCCCGGATATCGTTCTTACAGGCTTACGCCGCAGTAGGCTGCGCACAAATTCCTTTTCACCTTCAGAGGCAGCGGCTATCACATCGGAATTACGAGGCAGGGTTGACAGACCATATTGCCTGCTAATGTTCAGCTTTTTCCTGTTGAACTGCACCTTATCCAATGTGGAATCTTCAAGAACCAGCTCAACAAGTTTCCTGCAAGCTTTAGCAAAATCACCCTCATCAGACATTGGCCATCTCCGTGACCAATCGTTCAAGATGTATCCTGTCGTTAGCAGAATTCCTGACATTCAGGTCAGCATCTGCAATCTTCAACAGGATCTGGGCAAGGATTGCGGGAGATTCACCGGTATCACTCACAACCCGATACAAATGCCTGACAATTTCCACTCCGGACATACCTTCTTCAATAAGCATTTTATCAATCGCTTTACGTGCCAGGGGGAAATCCGCAGCTGAGATAGCTTCCTGAAGGGAAGAAATGCCCTCGGGGACATCTTCCATTACTACTTCAAAGATTATGTCTGCAGATAGTTTTTCGCCGGCGTATTGGAGAGCTGCAGACTGGAGAAGCCGCAGGGCACAATCCACATTGCCCTTACAATGACGTGCAAGACCTCCAAGGGCTTCTCGGTCATAAGCAAGACCCTCACTACCAGCAACATCACCAAGGAAACCTACTAGTTCTTCATCCGACACGTAGGTGAAAAATAATTGCAATCCACGGGAGCGCAGGGGAGAAATGAGTCTTGAGGGCTGAGTTGTGGAAAAAATGAACCTGCAGGTGCGACTGTAGCGTTCCATGATCCGGCGCAAAGCATGCTGGGCGCTTTCGTTGAGGGATTCCGCACTATCGACAAATATAATCTTATAATCCGCATCGATTGAACCCATACTGGCATATTCATTTACCAGGTCCTTAAATATCGAAATAACACTTGACCTGATCTTTTTGGGATCATCCGTCCCCAGAAAACGCACAAAACGTTTGTCCCTTACAAGATAACGTTTACCCTGATCGAAAAAATCTGAGGCATTGAAATAGGTGAAGTTGTGCTCAAAATTATCACCATAGATGCCTCTTGCAAGGGCAAATACAGCAGAGGCCTTCCCACTTCCTGCAGGACCGTGGACTACAAGATGAGGCAATTTCCCGGAAGAAGCCAGATGTTGCATTACCGATATTGCCTTTTCATTTCCTACAAAATCATCCAGATCCTGTGGCCTGTATTTCAATGTCCAGAGATCTTTCATTGCACCTCTCCGTCTTCCTGAAGTACTTCTTTTATCACCTTACCGTATACCGGACGGGCAATAAGTACACCGATCAATACACCGACAATGGTGGTTATGGCGAAACCCTTCAGGGCCCCAAAGCCCATGACAACCAGAGGCGACATTGCAATAATAGTGGTTGCAGCGGCTGCAAAGATTATGCTGAAAGCCCGGGTAATCCTCGAAAGGTAAACCTTTGTCGGGGGTAATTTACCCTCATAGAGCACCTCGTCGGTAATTATCACAAGGTGATCGATACCCGTACCTATCACTGCTATTATACCGGCAATGCTTGGAAGATCAAGTTGCCATCCCACAGCTGCAGCAAACCCGAGGATCATGAGTACTTCACTAACAGAAGTGGCCACCATAGGCACAAGAATCTGTTTTTTACCATAACGACGGTAGACTACACCGGCAACTGCAAGCATAGAAAGTAATCCTGCAATAATCGCCTGCAGTTTAAACTGATCTCCCAGGGAGGCATCGACCTGTCCGGAGCCTACGAGCTCCACATTGACCGGCAGGGCTCCTGCACGCAGGTGAATTTGGAGTTGCTCGGCCTGTGTCTTGCTATCTTCATCAACACCAGTGGATGCCTGCCAGGAAGCAATTGGAGTAGTACGTAGAGAGGAAGCAGCTGATGGGCTGAGAGGTGCACCATACACTTCTTCGTCATCCAGATACATATAAAGCCAATGGGAGTTAGGATCATTCACTGCGCCTGTTTCTATCGCTACCTGCTGCAGGGCCACTGCACCTTCCCTGCTAAGTGTGAATGGAGTATACCACTGACCGTCTTGTTGAGAAGGAATACCCACACTGGATATGGAATCACCATAAAGTACATGCCTTGTATTATTACCCTCAACCTGCATTCTTATTTCAAATTTACCTGGCTGCTGTGCAATTTCTTTAGCAGTTGTCAGGTCCACACCTGCAAAATCGATCAGTATGTAGTCATCGCCAACAGTGCGCACTGGTATGTCTCTCAGACCCAGGGCATTGAATTTTTCACTGAGTATATCCACCGTAAGATCTCTTGTCTCTGTACGTACACCCTGCCGGTAGATTTTATTACCGTTTTCATCAGTAAGCAGGAAACCATTGACATCTTCAAGCAAACTTTCAACCGTTTCCTGGTCTGCTTTGGTTCTTATTTCATACTCAATCCCATCAGGAGTCGCATAAGGTACCACTTCAGAACCAAATTCCTCAGAAAGATAGGTGGATATTAATTGCTGTTTGGTTGTGTAAATTGTAATTTCATAGGTGTCACCTCTCTGCGTTATAGACGAATCACTAAATCCCAGTAAGTTCAGGTATGATTGAGTGATTTCCCCTTCTGTTTCTAATGCAATAGATAACCTAGATCGATCCGAAGTTTGCACTACATTTTTGACTGTTACAGGAGAACCTATAGCTTTTTCGATAATTGCACTGGCTGTCAGGCCTTCATCCACATCTGCCTGAATAACAGCTCCCTGCAGGCTTACCTGAAGCCAGGAGCCGCCTTCCAGATCAAGACCGTAATTAAGATTGGAGTTAAAACCATCATCAGATGAGTACCATGGCTGGATTGCAACAAGCGAAATCAAAATTGCAAGGATAAAGATGCGTATTCTCCAATCACTTAAGAGACCTTTTGGCTTTTCTTCACTCATGACTTCACCACCTTTGGGTTTCTCTTTGAATACCACCGTATAATACCTGTGTTTAGAAGCCAGGTGTTTATGATATCGGCAAGCAGACCGAATATCAATACAATCGAAATGTCAGAAAGGAGAGTCATTTGCGATAATGAGGGAATCAATACATAGGAATAAGTCGAAACCATATACATTGCAACAACCGCAGCAAGGGTTGTGGAAGTCATTGTAAGTCCAGTATGCATGGCGAGAGATATTTTTTCATTTGCAGAACCACGGCGTTTAAACATACGTGTCGTGAGTAAAACATCACTATCCACAGAATAACCAATTATCATCAAAAGTGCTGCCACTGTTCCCAGGGAAAGTTCAACTCCTGCAAGGGTCATCAATGCAGCTGCTATACAAATGTCAGATATTGAAGATATAACCACTGCTAAAGAAGGTATAAAATTGCGAAAGACCAAAAAAATCACTACTGACATACCAAGTAGTGAAAGGAGTAAAGCCTGAAGAGCTTGTAACTGCAAATCTTCCCCGTAGATAGCTCCGACCTGCTGGATTTCTACAGAGGAATACGCAGAAATTATGTCTTTTTCAACTTCCAATTGAAGATTCTTTTCCATAGGTCCAAATTGAAGAACTGCTCTATCACCGGTTTTGCGGATATCTACAAGAGGATAGTCCATGTAATTTGACTCCAGTTCCCCAGTGCTTTCATCAGTCTGGAAGGAGATCATTGTTCCACCCTTAAACTCCATACCCAAGTTTACAGGAGTCCCCGACGTGGAATAAGTAAAACCCATAATGAGTAAAGCAATCACAAATATTGCAATTGGTATTGCCACAATTTGCCTGTCAGTATGGCTTTTTATGAAATTGTCAAATTTACCAATAATTAATGACATGATTTTTATGCTCCAATGATGTGAAATTAAATGCCGTTGTGAATGTGAGCTTGCATCAATGCATACTATAATATTATATAAACTGTTTTCTTGCAAACGTGTTTTTATAGATAAAGCGCAATTTTTCAGAATCTTTAACACAGGAGAGGTATACAGTTGTGAACTACCCTCTAAATAAAAACCATCTGGAGTCCTGCTTCAATTATGAGGGAGAAAGATCCCTCGTACATATAATAAAAATGTTTTTTCACACGTATAATTGGTAATTAATATATATCCCCCTAACCAACTTTACAGGTATGCCATATAGACCATCCGTTGACGAATATTTTCTTGAAATAGCCACCGTTATAGCCAAAAGATCCACATGTCTTCGCAACCGGGTGGGAGCGGTTATCGTACGGGATAAACAGATCCTTTCCACCGGTTACAACGGAGCCCCGAGTAATATGGAACACTGTCTGGATATCGGATGTATCCGGCAAAAAAACAATATCGAATCAGGCACACGTCATGAGAAATGCCGGGCAGTGCATGCCGAACAGAATGCCATTATACAGGCAGCATTGCATGGAGCTGGAATCGAAGGGGCAACTCTCTACTGTACACACCAACCCTGCATCCTGTGTACCAAAATGATAATCAATTCCCGAATAAACCGGGTGGTTTACCTGACATCATATCCGGATACTGATGCTCTGGATTTCTTTAATGATGCGGGAGTGGAGATAATAAATCTGCCAGTATCAAGACTTCTTGGAAATGCGTAAAGCTTTCTTAATGAGATCCATATTGTCCGGCCGGTACAACTGGCGTGCAGATGTTTTTTCCTCGGTAAACAGGGGTATACCCCGTACAACAACTACCGGATTACCTCCACTACCCTCTCCCATCAGCAGGTTTGCAGCCGCTGCCACTTCATCGGCAACCGCTTCCTCACTGATCTGCATTTCATAGCCGAAAAGATCCTTCGTACCCTTCCAGTGATAAATGGGAGCAGCATGGTACAACCCTATTGCAACACCTGTCTGACCCAGTCTGAAAGCCCTGCCATTGGTATCAGTTACCACAACAGCAATCCTGCAACCTGTAATCTCTTCAACACTCTCACCTATACTTCTGGCACTGGCATCCCCGTCCCGGGGAAGATCGGCAAGTAAATCGTTCTCGACATTGGAATCATCCACTCCCGCATTGATGCATACATGTGCCCTGTCGGATTGAACAAGCATCACAGGAGATTCAACAAAACACTCGCTGCACCTGTCAAGTACCGCCTGTACAAGCCGTGGATCCTTATCATCCTTTCTGCCAATCGCAATTGCCTGGGCAGAGGGGTTAATATTGTCAAGGGAAAACAGTTCATTTTCGGCTTTTGCAATGATGGTAGAAGCAATAACCAGCACATCACCATCTTCCAGCACGGCATGCTCACATATAATGGCCGCAATATCGTCACCGGGTTTTATCAGAGGTATATCATCAACAGTAAAGGCTTCCATCTTCACCTTTTTTCAACTCCACAGGAAAATACAGCAGCTCATAAATAATACTAGCCCTATATATTAACCTGCGGCGATGATGAGAGTTACCCCCACCGAGCAAAGTATGAGGACAAAACTTAACTGATGCCGCAAAAAATGAAACCTCCCTGCAAACTGCAGAGAGGTAATATCACATTTAATTAACTTATTCGATTGAGATCTTCGGTTTTTCAGCTTCTTTGGTTTTTGGTAATGTGACTGTCAGCACCCCTTCCTCAAGTTTGGCCGTGGCGCCTTCCTCAGTCACAGAAGCCGGCAAAGAAACCGCCCTGGAGAAACTTGAATACCTGCGCTCTTTCTGGAAGTAACCTTCTTCCTCTTTCTCTTCTTCCTTTTTACATTCTGCACTGATCTCAATCATGCCCTCGGATACACGGATGTCCACATCCTCCTTATTGACACCTGGCAGATCTGTGGTAACCACTACTGAATCATCCTTCTCCTGGACATCCACAAGAGGAGCCATCGTTTCGCCACCCTTCCATTGCACCGAAGGTAAGAATTCCCTGAAAAGGTCGTTTAGGTAATCCTGTGTCTGTTTGATCTCATCGAATGGATCCCATCTACTTACTGAAGGTGAATTTCCCCTGCGTATTAATCCTCTTTTCATATTATACCACTCCTGTTATTCCTGTTGTGGAAATAACAGGACATCATTATGTGATTACATCTTTAAGTGCTTTTCGAAACTCAAAGGGAAAGCAGGGTATGTATCAGTTCGCAACCTTTGACAGTTGAAAGTATACCATCTGTTGCTGCATCTTCTGAGTAAGTTTTGACGATATCGGCATCCTGATTGAAAGAGGGATAGATCACAAAGGGTACAGGATCTGGAGTATGGGTTCTTACTGCAATTGGTGTAGGGTGGTCGGGAAGGACAAGTACGTTACACTCTTCTGGCAGTTTTTCTATTCCTTTAAGAATGGTACCCACAACTTTGGAATCAAAATCCTCTACTGCCTGTATCTTGGCTTCCAAACTACCCATATGTCCGGCTTCATCGGGAGCTTCCACATGAACAAAAACAATGTCATGATCTTTCAGAGATTCAAGGG from Methanohalophilus halophilus includes these protein-coding regions:
- a CDS encoding protein translocase subunit SecF — translated: MSLIIGKFDNFIKSHTDRQIVAIPIAIFVIALLIMGFTYSTSGTPVNLGMEFKGGTMISFQTDESTGELESNYMDYPLVDIRKTGDRAVLQFGPMEKNLQLEVEKDIISAYSSVEIQQVGAIYGEDLQLQALQALLLSLLGMSVVIFLVFRNFIPSLAVVISSISDICIAAALMTLAGVELSLGTVAALLMIIGYSVDSDVLLTTRMFKRRGSANEKISLAMHTGLTMTSTTLAAVVAMYMVSTYSYVLIPSLSQMTLLSDISIVLIFGLLADIINTWLLNTGIIRWYSKRNPKVVKS
- a CDS encoding deoxycytidylate deaminase gives rise to the protein MPYRPSVDEYFLEIATVIAKRSTCLRNRVGAVIVRDKQILSTGYNGAPSNMEHCLDIGCIRQKNNIESGTRHEKCRAVHAEQNAIIQAALHGAGIEGATLYCTHQPCILCTKMIINSRINRVVYLTSYPDTDALDFFNDAGVEIINLPVSRLLGNA
- a CDS encoding AAA family ATPase produces the protein MKDLWTLKYRPQDLDDFVGNEKAISVMQHLASSGKLPHLVVHGPAGSGKASAVFALARGIYGDNFEHNFTYFNASDFFDQGKRYLVRDKRFVRFLGTDDPKKIRSSVISIFKDLVNEYASMGSIDADYKIIFVDSAESLNESAQHALRRIMERYSRTCRFIFSTTQPSRLISPLRSRGLQLFFTYVSDEELVGFLGDVAGSEGLAYDREALGGLARHCKGNVDCALRLLQSAALQYAGEKLSADIIFEVVMEDVPEGISSLQEAISAADFPLARKAIDKMLIEEGMSGVEIVRHLYRVVSDTGESPAILAQILLKIADADLNVRNSANDRIHLERLVTEMANV
- a CDS encoding tRNA uridine(34) 5-carboxymethylaminomethyl modification radical SAM/GNAT enzyme Elp3 yields the protein MSDEGDFAKACRKLVELVLEDSTLDKVQFNRKKLNISRQYGLSTLPRNSDVIAAASEGEKEFVRSLLRRKPVRTISGVAVIAVMTSPAPCPHGICVPCPGGPASSFESPQSYMGREPAAMRGIQYEYDPYRIVHARLKQLQEIGHEVDKAELIVMGGTFTSRNMDYQEWFTKRCLEAMNDFKGHQWRDSVHNVYGYIPIEDVQEANESSAVRNIGITYETRPDWTSPVEVDRLLDFGATKVEIGVQSVYDFVLSRMRRGHTVADTAEANRVLRDSALKVGFHIMPRLPGSDNERDLRAFKKLFSDSRFMPDFLKIYPTLVTEGTELEKMWRAGKYAPLYDEEAVELLADIKAILPKWVRLQRIQRDIPAQQILAGVKKSNIRQLAGQRLIQKGGKCRCIRCREVGHNILKERPPSIEDIEFMVQSYSSCGGQEHFLSFEDVSQDILIGFLRLRFPHNPHRPELDNSALVRELHVYGSMVVVGGSAKDQDWQHRGYGLRLISEAEKMAKDAGFEKLSVISGIGVREYYRKLGYVLEGPYMVKYL
- a CDS encoding preprotein translocase subunit SecD, whose amino-acid sequence is MSEEKPKGLLSDWRIRIFILAILISLVAIQPWYSSDDGFNSNLNYGLDLEGGSWLQVSLQGAVIQADVDEGLTASAIIEKAIGSPVTVKNVVQTSDRSRLSIALETEGEITQSYLNLLGFSDSSITQRGDTYEITIYTTKQQLISTYLSEEFGSEVVPYATPDGIEYEIRTKADQETVESLLEDVNGFLLTDENGNKIYRQGVRTETRDLTVDILSEKFNALGLRDIPVRTVGDDYILIDFAGVDLTTAKEIAQQPGKFEIRMQVEGNNTRHVLYGDSISSVGIPSQQDGQWYTPFTLSREGAVALQQVAIETGAVNDPNSHWLYMYLDDEEVYGAPLSPSAASSLRTTPIASWQASTGVDEDSKTQAEQLQIHLRAGALPVNVELVGSGQVDASLGDQFKLQAIIAGLLSMLAVAGVVYRRYGKKQILVPMVATSVSEVLMILGFAAAVGWQLDLPSIAGIIAVIGTGIDHLVIITDEVLYEGKLPPTKVYLSRITRAFSIIFAAAATTIIAMSPLVVMGFGALKGFAITTIVGVLIGVLIARPVYGKVIKEVLQEDGEVQ